From a single Dendropsophus ebraccatus isolate aDenEbr1 chromosome 8, aDenEbr1.pat, whole genome shotgun sequence genomic region:
- the NDC1 gene encoding nucleoporin NDC1, translating to MNGIGESTVLRWRVAASLAWAVILLPLNCLAFICLSKFHIFHPAQCLTGSIRDALSSSTFFCLLLLSLLQTIQCVFNVQFHSVVPSIPSSRLSLLGLMLLPHHVLHSFIHAGMGVLVFWCCTLLGQSQYQGLTVPCSPDPSGQEAGGQAMCLNERYLFLLLTGGFMGYSYSLLYFIHNMNCLSFPSVRQFKYFQFRQSVRKLLKHSCVQSLYLVRNFAIVYFFLGYIPRKWIQTILNLQMDRHLPPLDTLRGLLDLSLFYQIWLSGVFLLTTWYTAWLLFQIYSTEAHMFPVQTAFPEEAKKCLPNMLSCGSPLLKYLAFQDLMLLSQYSPSRRQEVFSLSQPGGHPHNWTAISRECLGVLTNLTSRLVAHQEAAASNGRIILSSSSSDTRKSSSSSGASFINDTVEPSPNIFPTPRIPIPSVLKPGASLKAKWDSGSPFASPAIGRIAGIDQSSPWHGSVQSPHVMRKGVKLWTCESDIQSKESEVSPLAKSSSGPAGGDGQRVFYTWLHNRLEQIKYFLAKRVLFMYLFSKHPEASSQEVFADSQIHIWALEGLSHLVAASFSEDKMGVVQTALASILATLLTLHEAVEKHFKLPHAPSKPARSTSSLVDSSYKTLRFAVRSTLKTAIYRISTTFGEHLHAVPVSSEHRKKMQQFLDFKE from the exons ATGAATGGGATCGGAGAGAGCACG GTATTGAGGTGGAGGGTGGCTGCCAGTCTGGCCTGGGCGGTGATCCTGCTACCACTGAACTGCTTGGCCTTCATCTGTCTCAGCAAGTTCCACATCTTCCATCCAGCACAGTGCCTTACAG GTTCCATCAGAGACGCCCTCAGCAGCTCCACCTTCTTCTGTCTGCTGCTTCTCAGTCTCCTGCAGACCATTCAGTGCGTCTTCAATGTGCAGTTCCATTCAG TGGTGCCTTCCATCCCCAGTTCCCGTCTCTCCTTGCTCGGACTCATGCTCCTTCCCCACCATGTGCTTCACTCCTTCATACACGCCGGTATGGGGGTGCTGGTGTTCTGGTGCTGCACTCTCCTTGGTCAGAGTCAATATCAAGGCCTGACCGTTCCCTGCAGTCCAGACCCCAG TGGTCAGGAAGCCGGCGGTCAGGCTATGTGTCTGAATGAACGTTACCTCTTTCTGCTGCTGACCGGAGGCTTCATGGGGTACAGCTACAGTCTACTGTATTTCATTCACAATATGAACTGCTTGTCTTTTCCTTCTGTGCGG caATTCAAGTATTTCCAGTTCCGCCAAAGTGTCCGGAAACTTCTGAAGCACAGCTGCGTCCAGTCTCTGTACCTGGTCCGGAATTTTGCCATTGTCTATTTTTTCCTTG GCTATATTCCAAGAAAATGGATTCAAACAATCCTAAATCTCCAAATGGATCG ACACTTACCACCGCTGGATACCCTTCGTGGACTCCTGGACCTGTCACTCTTTTACCAGATATGGCTGTCTGGCGTGTTCCTCCTTACCACCTGGTACACTGCATGGCTGCTCTTCCAGATCTACAGTACTGAG GCCCACATGTTTCCTGTGCAGACCGCCTTTCCCGAAGAAGCAAAAAAATGTCTTCCAAACATGTTGAGCTGTGGTTCTCCTCTGCTAAAA TATCTGGCCTTCCAAGACTTGATGCTCCTTTCTCAGTACTCTCCATCTCGAAGACAAGAAGTGTTCAGCCTCAGCCAGCCAG GAGGGCATCCTCACAACTGGACCGCCATCTCTAGGGAGTGCCTGGGTGTCCTAACAAATCTGACCTCCAGACTTGTTGCCCATCAAGAAGCTGCGGCCAGTAATGGACGTATCATCctctcatcatcctcttcagATACGAGAAAATCTTCCAGCAGCTCAG GTGCATCTTTCATCAATGACACAGTTGAACCCTCACCAAACATTTTCCCAACTCCCCGGATCCCCATCCCTTCTGTTCTGAAGCCCGGTGCTTCACTCAAAGCAAAGTGGGACTCTGGTAGTCCTTTTGCCTCCCCTGCAATTGGTCGCATAGCTGGTATTGACCAAAGTTCTCCATGGCATGGATCTGTCCAGAGCCCCCATGTTATGAGAAAAGGCGTAAAGCTCTGGACCTGTGAATCAG aCATCCAGAGTAAGGAGTCAGAGGTTTCTCCCCTGGCTAAATCCAGCTCTGGCCCCGCGGGTGGTGATGGTCAGCGTGTCTTCTATACGTGGCTCCACAACAGACTGGAGCAG atcAAATATTTCTTGGCAAAACGAGTTTTGTTCATGTATCTATTCAGCAAG CATCCAGAGGCCTCCAGTCAGGAAGTCTTCGCTGATTCACAGATCCACATTTGGGCTTTGGAAG GTCTGTCTCATCTGGTGGCCGCTTCCTTCTCTGAAGACAAAATGGGAGTTGTACAGACCGCTCTGGCCAGTATATTGGCCACACTTCTTACCCTACACGAG GCTGTAGAGAAGCATTTTAAGCTTCCACATGCCCCCAGCAAACCTGCCAGATCTACATCGAGTTTAGTAGATTCTTCTTACAAGACGCTCAGGTTTGCGGTTCGATCCACTCTGAAGACGGCGATCTACAGGATAAGCACAACGTTCGGAGAGCACTTACA CGCTGTTCCTGTATCTTCAGAACATCGGAAAAAGATGCAACAATTTCTTGATTTCAAGGAATAA